The sequence below is a genomic window from Oceanivirga salmonicida.
TATACAAAAAAATAGCAATGAAAAACTCAAGAGAAAAATACTTAATCACTAAATTAGAAAATGACTTCTATTATCATAACTCAAATATTAAGACAAAAGAAAAAATTTATGAATTGACACCATATATAAGAAAAGGTGATATAGTAGGAGAATTTTTAATATATAATAAAGATATATTAGTAAATAAGATTAATATAATAGCAGATACTAATTTAACTAAACTTAGTTTCTGGGGGAAAATAAAATATTGGTTAGGAATTGATTAGGAGGAGTATTATGAAAGAGATATTTGAGAGAAGAAGTATTAGAACTTTTTCGAAAACATCAGTTGATGAGAATATTATAAAAGAATTACTAAGAGCGGCAATAGCAGCACCGTCAGCCCATAAAAAAGAGCCAAGAGTATTTTATGTTATACAAAATAGTGAAATATTAAAACAATTTTTTGAAAAGCATCCATATGGTAAGGCTTTTGAAACAGCCCCATTAGCAATTTTAGTATGTGCTGATAAAGAAAAAGATAGTAATATGACCTTCCTTATACAAGATTGTGCAGCTTCACTTCAAAATATAGCATTAATGGCAACACACTATAATATGGGTAGTGTATGGATGGGTGTATTAGATAATGATAATGCAGAGCAAATTACAAGAGAAATTATTGATTTACCTAAAAATCATATACCAATATCTATTATGGCAATAGGTTATAAGGATGAAGAAAGAAGACCGCATATGTCATATAAAGAAGAAAT
It includes:
- a CDS encoding nitroreductase family protein translates to MKEIFERRSIRTFSKTSVDENIIKELLRAAIAAPSAHKKEPRVFYVIQNSEILKQFFEKHPYGKAFETAPLAILVCADKEKDSNMTFLIQDCAASLQNIALMATHYNMGSVWMGVLDNDNAEQITREIIDLPKNHIPISIMAIGYKDEERRPHMSYKEEMVKWIK